A single region of the Salicibibacter cibi genome encodes:
- a CDS encoding TetR/AcrR family transcriptional regulator: protein MATNTREKIIRAALSSFATRGYEGTTLAQISGMVGIQKPSLYNHFPGKATLFLTVAEKVLSEMLEVMTDSWEKHKDEKIEKRLYLVLKESTSFIIREHEGMIYRRLLLFPPTGLEKELQTLVQHGDQTIDQLLQVIYDRAECEEALHHLPFAMFRASFYCLMDGLFMESIIYGGEEFRVRFEGSWSVFWRGISVGQ, encoded by the coding sequence ATGGCAACAAATACGAGAGAAAAAATAATCCGTGCGGCACTTTCTTCATTTGCCACCCGTGGCTATGAAGGGACGACGCTCGCCCAAATTTCAGGTATGGTTGGAATTCAAAAACCGTCGCTGTACAATCATTTTCCCGGAAAAGCGACATTATTTTTAACAGTGGCTGAAAAAGTATTGAGTGAGATGCTGGAAGTGATGACGGACAGTTGGGAAAAACACAAAGATGAAAAAATAGAAAAAAGATTATATCTAGTATTAAAGGAAAGTACATCTTTTATTATTCGGGAACACGAAGGGATGATTTATAGACGCTTGCTGCTATTTCCACCGACAGGCCTTGAAAAAGAATTGCAAACGTTAGTTCAGCACGGGGATCAAACCATCGATCAGCTATTGCAAGTGATTTATGACCGAGCGGAATGTGAAGAGGCACTCCATCATCTACCTTTCGCTATGTTCAGGGCATCCTTTTATTGTTTAATGGACGGTTTGTTTATGGAAAGCATTATCTATGGGGGAGAAGAGTTTCGAGTGCGTTTTGAAGGATCATGGAGCGTATTTTGGAGAGGAATATCTGTTGGGCAGTAG